DNA sequence from the Ornithodoros turicata isolate Travis unplaced genomic scaffold, ASM3712646v1 Chromosome14, whole genome shotgun sequence genome:
CATCTGTCTCCCTCTGTGCAGCTCAATCAGTCTGAGCGCATGTCTCTTTACTAGCAGGTGGATATAAGATACCAAGTCCAAGTAGGAAAAATGAAGCGGGACAGGGTTCTAGCACAGGAGGAGGACAGCATGTTCCTCAAAGAAGGCATGGTGGCCATTTGGGGAACAGCTATCCTCAACAATCGCACAGTAGCGGGCAAGCTGTCGAACAAGGCAAAAGCCAACGGGCAGACAGAAGTGAGCCCTGCACTCACTCCAAGGAAACTGGATGCCTTGAAAGGTACAAGATGTGTTTGTGCGACCATTATCAGTGTAGTTTTTACTCACATCCACAACGTAATTCACTAACAGGTGCCTATGGAGCGGTGAAGAGGCGTTCCGAGTCTCAGGACGATATCACAAAGTAGATGGCTAAAATCCGCAGCACgctgaatgacaaattaaaaaaTTTGAAGAAGCACACCCTGTCTGATGTCTTCAAACGGTTGGGTTTGTAGTGGCCTAGagtatgctgcacgtgtttcgGGGCCCACCTTTTGACCTCAGAATTCTGAGGTTGCCCCAGACCCCCTCAATCTCAGGCAACCTCGAGACCACAGGACCTGAGGCAACCTCAGAACCTCAAACCCTGATAACATCAGAACCTCAGACGTCCCAGAATGCCTCAAGACCTCAAAggctgaggtaacctcaggataGATTTTCAATAGGGTAATTTCAATAGGGCATAGGTGCAATTGCACTGTAGACGATGAATAAGACCGACGGGGAACTGGAGCCATTTTCTGTCGGACCAGGTCTTGCTCTTCCGTTGGCTTTGCCACCCTTTCCTCAACCTGACATGTTGACGttagagaggttaacgacaaactgtcCGAAGCAAGCAAGCCGTGGTAGTAGCGTGGGTGGAAACCGAGTGATGTCTGCCTGCCTAATCGGCGGCAAAACTTTTGTGAAAGCAAAGTGCAGCTTCCAAGTTGAGGACACCATGGTGTATGATGTCCGAATTGAGGCGAGTAGCCACATGATCTTacgcatatacagggtgcttgctctaacgtgtccagaaattatttaaagcgagcgataaaagaaaagcaagtggtacttttctgcatagattgagaagttacccgtcaaaaacaactcgttacaagttaagttaccgtgtgcaaaatgtaactaagttaataacaaagTTCTTAAGCCCGAAATGTAACTcgtagttactgagttacttaaaaaaaagaacgagctacttccaagttacttcggacacaaaatagcattacgcaggtgcagcgcgcgtgagcagttgagttgcctgcggaggagagcaatacgcttagatcgttttcgtttatgtccaacaatagaagtctccctgcttgtaaacaaatgacgtcatagtgttcgacagcgccacaaatttggtagaattgaactacactcgaagctagaggtgagcAAGGTCGcggccgaaagccacggtcttgaggggattacgatatggtcccttaaagggacgcgaccctcggtcctgcttttctttcaatgggaggcagcgaacaagtgccggttcgtggaatccagccctctccttcagatttgtttcggtttcagtctgtttatcaatgtcatgatgacgtttctctggtagaggtctattccaacgctttgcatcttactccctgtgggcgcacaatgatgcagcttcatttcaatggcagcggttcttacttcctgaataaaatactgtcattgattgaatatcacgttttatggcaaaaaatgccatgaaggaaccggagggaaagcaagaaaatatgtggacgtgagtgaaaagcgagttaaaagtaacttggaaattAACCTAAGTTAcgttggcaaagttacctgaaaaaggaacgagttctgctgaaagttaccacggcgcaaaagtacagagttaagttacaagttaccaaaacaaaaggaacttagttacagtaacgagttacctcgaactcgaaataaaattcgaaaaaaaatttcgaaactcgaaataaaatttctggacacgttagagcaaacaccatGTATACAAGCTGTATAGTCAAAACAAGATGTCTGATGATAAAAGCTTCGCACGTATGTTTCATTTGCATTGCGAGCTGCGATGTAACACGTTTTCGGTTCAAACGCAGGTCTCCAAATGGCGTCGAACGGTGCAGGCAGCTTCGTGCACTTGCACGGCTGGAATAGACCTGTACCGAAGAAACATCACCGTACGCAACGTAATCATGACGGTGGTAGACATAACGAAACCTAACCAGTGCCGGCAGAGAACACCTCAGTTTCACAAAGCCTATTCCTTCTGAAGGTCATGGGTTGCTTCTTTGTattagttgcacacacaaatgaggtcacgtttttcgtcgctttggtgtcttcattcgcgttcccagCCCTcagcgaaaagaaaagaatggtccatctaatacccctgccacactGGCACGTAATGTAATGGTAATGTCATTCGTGCCATGCTACATGCAGATATTTAATGGCATTCGTCTGAATGACATTTTCCGGGTAATGAGATCGCCACAACTGATTCACCCATGAAATGCGTACCCTGGCTCGCATTGTCTTAGCACAAGAGCAATCAAAGCTTACATAAAGCCACTCGGTAGTATGCGCCCTTTAATTATTTCATAAATTACACAAAAGCAAGCATTTTCTTTCGGCAAAATGCCTGGCGTTGTTAATGATTGCTAGCGTGAAAAACAAATATGTGCATGACGCTGGCAAACGGAGAGGCGTTTCGCAATATGCGTTGGGAGTCGAAAGACGAAGGCGCCAAGGCATATGCAGGGTTACCAGATGGGGCTATAAACCTCCAAACAGGGCTACGTTCTTGTGCGGCTGGCGGGAAATATTTGAGCTTCGCTATTTGGCTAGTTTTGGGCTACTTCAATGTTGTAAGGTGCTGGTCACGAATTGGTGATATTTTGCTCAGTTTTCCGGATGTTGTGGTTTGTACAACATTCTTCAATGCCAAGAGCCCAGCCTAAGACTAGCAATGACACATTTTCACTCTTGACGTCACCAAATACGGAGCTGAAAACTAGCTCAGATGCGTCAGATAGCATCGAGGCTGCGTCGGCAAACAGAAGCATGATATCAGATACAACAGCCACAGAACTGTCagatacaatgtaaaaaaagtACTGAGACTTCTAGGGGCGTTtaataataaacctctacctgacaaacgtcatcatgacgttggtagacagaccgaaaccaaaacagatcggaaggggagagatggattccacgaatggacaattgttcgctgcctcctattgaaagaaaagtcgGAGCGAAGGTCGCGTAACTTTCaaagaccatcgtaatcccctcaaggccgtggctttcgggcgcgaccctGTTCGCCACTGgatttgaacgtagttcaactctaccaaactcgtggcgctgtcgaacattatgacgtcatttgtttacaagcaggtagaggtctatagagagttttagcaaaccgttgataacgtggcttgcgtcaaGCGGAGCCAATCAGTTGATAGGAATCTGAGTCACACGCGACTGTGACTGGTTCCGATATACACaataaccttaccaacggtctgctaaaactgcctAGTATCTGACGGCGGCGCGTTACCGTAATCAAAAATACTGCGAAAACTACGTAAAACGGTGGCGCCGTCATCATGTGCCGGCCAAAAACTTCAATGCGGAGGCAAGGCCAAGCCATGTACGGGTCATTGCCGTCATGCACTTCACAACCGCCGGACGCCGAACATCGTGCGCGGACGATCGTTGAGGAAGGAGGACGCAGTAGTCGTTGCAAATCTCGTGAATGCACGTAGCCAGGTAAGCACATTTCTG
Encoded proteins:
- the LOC135372286 gene encoding BEN domain-containing protein 5-like isoform X1, translating into MFQQVDIRYQVQVGKMKRDRVLAQEEDSMFLKEGMVAIWGTAILNNRTVAGKLSNKAKANGQTEVSPALTPRKLDALKGAYGAVKRRSESQDDITK
- the LOC135372286 gene encoding BEN domain-containing protein 5-like isoform X2 — its product is MFQVDIRYQVQVGKMKRDRVLAQEEDSMFLKEGMVAIWGTAILNNRTVAGKLSNKAKANGQTEVSPALTPRKLDALKGAYGAVKRRSESQDDITK